ATGCTGGATTTGGGATTCCAGTAGCCCAAATTGATCTATCACCCAAAACCCACCTATGTCTTGTGGAAACAACAACACCGCTTGTTCAAACCGCATCCAATGAAGGATTTCCCGAACCTCCGCTGCCATTTCGGTACCATCTCGCACAAAATTTAGCCGCATCGCACTTTGGTCAATAATGGTTCGGTAATCATACCAGCCTCCATAAAGCAAGGCATCTACCTGTTTTTGGAGCCATTGGCGCACGTAAGGAAAACCAAATGCAGCCAATAGCGCAATACTGGCACTCACAAATGGTTTAAGAAAGGTATATTTAGGTAAGGATTCCAGATACAAAAAAAGTACAAAATAGCTTCCTACAAAAATCCCAAGCAGCATAGAATACACCAAACTGCGGTTTAGGAAGCGGTCAATTTTACCCAATTCGCCCCGTAGCAAAGCCATTCCATAGGTAATGGGTATAAAAACAATAAATGGGTACACCCAAGAATAAGAAACCCAAGGCTCATTGCCAAATACCGTGGGCAGGCGGTATAAAGTGACCAACGGAAACAAGCCCAAAGTTAGACCATACACCAAGAGTCGCTTCCTACGAGCGAGGTCTATATTGTCCGCACGGATGGAGGGCCAGAGTAAAATGAGCAATGCAGCCATAAAACCCACATCGGTAAATACTTCCTGAAGCCGAAACTGCCAGGTGCGCACCCCCAGATCATCCGTCCAATAAACCGCCCCAAAAGCTGCTAACCCCATCAAAAATAACAACCCATACATAATACCCATCAACCATATTAGCATTTTTTTGGGGATAGATGACGGAAAAAGTGCATAGTTATGGATGGCCAGTACGCCAATAATGGTTTCTAAAATATTTGAGACGAATAAGCCACCCGGTAAAGTGATCCGTAAGGTGATAGCAGAAAGCATGAACGTGGCGATAATAGACGAAACCAAAAAGATGGGCGCGACCCTATGAGACGGTTGAAACACCACCAATATCAACCCAATCACCCAAAACGAAAAGCCCACAAAGGGCTTCATAAGTTCATTGAGCCTGTTTTCCAAAGGTGCAACTGTCACCAGATACCATACTGTTTGTTGCTGGCCATTCCGGAGCACTTGAAGAGAGAGCTTTTCCCCAGCTTCGGCCTTTGAGACCAAATGGGGCATCTCCGAAGGTTTTGCGTCATTTACCTTAAGCACCCAATCTAACGGCATTAGACCCGCCGCTTTTGCTGGACTATGGTCTAAGACTGCCGTGACCAAACCGCCATTGATCCACTCAATATCCCAAAAAAGGCGGTCAGCAAGTGCCACCTGCGCACCACGCACCAAGAACAAAGCGGTGACAAAGTGTAAGAGCAAGAGCGGCCAACGGCGGAACAAAGCAGACATGTACGTTCGTTTCGGTAAGTGTAAGGATATAAAATTACCGAAACGAAACACGCTTTTCAATGTTTACCCCGAATTAACCACAAGGCCCTCAGTTTAGGCAATGAACGCCTCCTATGAGTAGGTCGAAATTAGGCCATCCAGGTGTTGCACGAAAGGTTGCATTCACCTTGATTTCCGGCATTTTGTCCATGCTCAGATGTACTTCATTACGTAGGATAAGTTCAAATTTTCCCCCATAAAACCGACTATTCACTTCGTCGAAAGACAAAAACCCAGAAACCGGAACCAAAAGTCCCTCAAATCCCGAAAGCAATAACAACAAGGCATCTTCCCTGATGTCGGGGCTAAGCGTAAAAGATTGTCCAGAGAAAATTTTTGTCGTTGGAATATGGAAAACAAGCCCTTTTTGTTGGTACGTATAGCATTGAAGGCGCAGGGCTGGCTCGTGGTTATCCACCCGTGTCGCAGGATAAAAACTGGCTTTCCCCGTCCAAGCGTCATTCATCGCCCCACTGAGTTTCATCTGAAAAGCAGCATTTTTTTGCTCCACCCCATAGCGGCACGCCGAAAGACCAAGAAGGGTGTCTATTAAAATTTTTTCTTGCATATAGAAAAGGGTTTTGAAGGGTTCAAATAAAGGTACACCCCTCTTCAAAGCCTTATGTACTTCATTTGAAGTATTTTTTTTGGCTTCAGGTTTTTTTTTTACGCATTGCTGGTCTTTTGCATGACGTTAGACCTACTTATCCCTACTTATCTTTCGGCAAAACGTGACCTTCTTCGACACCAACCGTTCTTAACCAAACCTTGACGCCCTATTTTGAACTTCCCAGCACAAAAGGCGTTGCAAGTCCAGTTCTTTTCACCCTACCAATCACCTTTGTATGAAAAGAAGAGATTTCCTCACAACCCTTGCTTTAACCAGTTTAACGGCATGTTCTGCTCCTGCATTAAAGCAAGTCCAACCCCAAACCAACAAAAAAATGAGTCATATCCTTGCACCCTTACCTTATGCCTACGATGCCTTAGAACCCTATGTGGATGCTCGAACAATGGAAATCCACCACGGAAAACATCATCAGGCTTATGTAAACAACCTAAACGCCGCTTTGGAGGGCCATGCCGATCTTCAGGCGTTGTCCATCGAAGACCTCTTACGTGGCATCAACAATGTTCCCCAAAACATCCGCCAAGCCGTGATTAACAATGGCGGCGGCCATGCCAACCATACGTTGTTCTGGAACATCATGAAAGTGAATAATGGCAGCGGCCCAAAAGGTGATTTGGCAGCGGCCTTAGATTCCGCATTTGGTTCTTTTGATGCCTTCAAAACCAAATTTGCACAAGGCGGTGCTACCCGTTTTGGCAGCGGGTGGTCTTGGCTCGTGGTAAATGCCGAGGGTAAATTGGAAGCCTATTCAACGGCCAACCAAGACAGCCCCTTGATGCAAGGCCATACGCCCATCCTCGGCTTAGATGTTTGGGAGCATGCCTATTACCTGCATTACCAAAACCGCCGTCCCGACTACATTGCCGCTTTTTGGAATGTGGTGAATTGGGACGCTGTTGCGGGTCTTTATGCGGCAGCAAAAGGTTAATTTGTTATCATATAACGACCTAAGCCCGATTTTTTATTCATGATCGGGCTTTTCTTTTCAACGAATGGCATGACCATATCCCCGCCTTCCATCTCGGCGTTGATGCAGCAGCAATCCCTTTGCATCATGCCTGTCAGGTGTCCGTTCCCGGCAAATTGCATTAAATTAGTCTCGGAAGAAGAACGGAACCATGCTGCGACTTTTACCAATGAGAGCCGTCGTGCCACCTACTTAGCAGGCCGCCTCGCCATGCGCACCTTGCTGATGCCCCATCTGAATCAGCTACCCCATGAAATTCCTCTTGTTACTGAGCCTTCCGGCGCCCCGGCCCTCGTATTAGACCCGCCCCTCTATGTCTCCGTTACGCATACGGCTTCTGAAGCCGCCGCAGTCTTTGCGCCTACTCCTGTTGGGATAGACTTAGAACACATCCAAAAAAGGCGTGACGACCTCTGGAAATTCCTACTGCCTCCGACCGATTACGAGGCTTTTCATGCCTTAGACGCCCCACAAAATGAGAAAAACATCTTGCTTTGGGTCATTAAAGAAGCGGTGCTCAAGGGTTTAAAAACAGGATTTCGGCTTTCTCCTAAAAAAATACAGGCCCACATCAACCTCGATGCCCAAGAAGCCTTGGTCACAGATCACATCGGGCAGCACTGGGTGGTTCCTTTTACCCGTCATGAGGATTGCTGGCTGGCGGTAGCCCTGCTACAAGACCAAAAATCGTGAATGTGTTTCGCAAAATGTGCGTAAAAATCAATAACGGTCACACATCACCACTACCCTTACCTTCCTTCGCGTAATCTATTTTTATGATGAGCAATTATCCGCTTTGAATGAACCAAAGCGCATGTGTTTACGCGTCTATGAAACACCTTTAATTAGTGTTCACAAAAATCCAGTCAACCTATTAAGGAATTACCTTTGGGCAAAAAGTTTAGAAAAAGGTTGGGCGAAAGGTTGGGCGAAAGGTTGGTATGGTATGCAAAAGGGTATATTATTTTGCATGTAACCATTCACTAAATCCAACAATGATATGCGTTTTACTCTCAAACCTATTTTGTCCTTGTTTTTTGTATCGCTTCTATTAGCAGGATGCAAGGATAATTTACAGCCCGCCCCCGGCGTTGATCAAAGTGATCCACCAGTCGTTAAAAAAATTTCTTTCGACCTTGAGCAAAAAATCGAATCGGAATTCATTCCTCTTCACGGCTTTGATAGAACGGATAGGTTAAGTAAAAGGGAAGTTACACCCGACCCCTACAATGTTGAACAAAATGTAGAGGTGTCTGTCTATGGTGGGGGTAACTATGTAATGGATATTCGGACTTTATGGAATGCAGAGACCACTATTCCACGTGACATACCTGATGTTCGTAATATTGGCCTCACACGTGTTACCCCTACGGAAACCATACTATATGATGAAAGTGGTAACATAATTGAGCGCATGAATACCCAAGGGCTTACTCTGGAAGAAGAATCTGGCGGGGTGGGAGCACTCTCCAAAACACAAAAACCGTTTATGATGCCTTTTGCTGCACCAACAAAAGAGCATATCCCTTCTTCTGCGTACAAAAGAGAAGTTGGGAAATTGACAGCCTACTCCTATCAGCAAACTGATAACGAAACAGGTGATCTTTTGAATGTTCAGACGTTTTTTGATAATGAGAAAAACGAAATCATACGTGAAACGGCAGAAATAAAGGGTAAACTTTTTACAGATGTATCTTATACCTACCGGATGCACGATGGCGAAAAGGTCATTGCTTCACAAAAAAGCATTACTAAATTAGTCCAAAACGGGGGCACATCTGTGATTAGTGGGGAAGCACGATACAAAAACCTTCGGATATCTAAATAAACAACCTGCTTAACCAATAAAAACTTAACATTATGAAACATGCAATTATTTTAGGCATTTTGTTGCTCTTGGTTCCGTCGTTACAAGGACAA
This sequence is a window from Bacteroidetes Order II. bacterium. Protein-coding genes within it:
- a CDS encoding superoxide dismutase, whose protein sequence is MSHILAPLPYAYDALEPYVDARTMEIHHGKHHQAYVNNLNAALEGHADLQALSIEDLLRGINNVPQNIRQAVINNGGGHANHTLFWNIMKVNNGSGPKGDLAAALDSAFGSFDAFKTKFAQGGATRFGSGWSWLVVNAEGKLEAYSTANQDSPLMQGHTPILGLDVWEHAYYLHYQNRRPDYIAAFWNVVNWDAVAGLYAAAKG
- a CDS encoding 4'-phosphopantetheinyl transferase superfamily protein; protein product: MTISPPSISALMQQQSLCIMPVRCPFPANCIKLVSEEERNHAATFTNESRRATYLAGRLAMRTLLMPHLNQLPHEIPLVTEPSGAPALVLDPPLYVSVTHTASEAAAVFAPTPVGIDLEHIQKRRDDLWKFLLPPTDYEAFHALDAPQNEKNILLWVIKEAVLKGLKTGFRLSPKKIQAHINLDAQEALVTDHIGQHWVVPFTRHEDCWLAVALLQDQKS
- a CDS encoding PDZ domain-containing protein; translated protein: MSALFRRWPLLLLHFVTALFLVRGAQVALADRLFWDIEWINGGLVTAVLDHSPAKAAGLMPLDWVLKVNDAKPSEMPHLVSKAEAGEKLSLQVLRNGQQQTVWYLVTVAPLENRLNELMKPFVGFSFWVIGLILVVFQPSHRVAPIFLVSSIIATFMLSAITLRITLPGGLFVSNILETIIGVLAIHNYALFPSSIPKKMLIWLMGIMYGLLFLMGLAAFGAVYWTDDLGVRTWQFRLQEVFTDVGFMAALLILLWPSIRADNIDLARRKRLLVYGLTLGLFPLVTLYRLPTVFGNEPWVSYSWVYPFIVFIPITYGMALLRGELGKIDRFLNRSLVYSMLLGIFVGSYFVLFLYLESLPKYTFLKPFVSASIALLAAFGFPYVRQWLQKQVDALLYGGWYDYRTIIDQSAMRLNFVRDGTEMAAEVREILHWMRFEQAVLLFPQDIGGFWVIDQFGLLESQIQH